From one Triticum aestivum cultivar Chinese Spring chromosome 4B, IWGSC CS RefSeq v2.1, whole genome shotgun sequence genomic stretch:
- the LOC123094447 gene encoding probable CCR4-associated factor 1 homolog 11 has protein sequence MNPAAAMFPMFPPPPPPPFHYAFPMQPPPYFYHAPMSPVWPSSPVPVRSVWASNFKYESANLRHVARNAQYVAIAVHYPGVVHHPDQDHNALTAEQRYALVKANVDNLKPLQLGIALYDSDGGYLAAWEFNLRDFRPLADPHDENSLAYLAGRGLDVGALRDHGVSADMLSRKLFESGLISARPRHGRSRSWITYAGAYHVAYLLKIVTGGAALPRDVAGFNGAVRRYLGDQVYDVAKMAAGCPDMPLGLEHIADYFGFHPPLGSPRLAAAAGVRALQVFRRLKYRELGGDVRKYRGLLEGLH, from the coding sequence ATGAACCCGGCCGCCGCTATGTTTCCAATgtttccaccgccgccgccgccacctttcCACTACGCGTTCCCGATGCAGCCCCCGCCGTACTTCTACCATGCACCAATGTCGCCGGTATGGCCGTCGTCGCCGGTCCCTGTGCGCTCCGTGTGGGCGTCCAACTTCAAGTACGAATCGGCCAACCTCCGCCACGTCGCCAGGAACGCCCAGTACGTCGCCATCGCCGTGCACTACCCGGGCGTTGTCCACCACCCCGACCAGGACCATAACGCCCTCACCGCCGAGCAGCGCTACGCTCTCGTGAAGGCCAACGTGGACAACCTGAAGCCGCTCCAGCTCGGCATCGCCCTCTACGACAGCGACGGCGGGTACCTCGCCGCCTGGGAGTTCAACCTCCGCGACTTCCGCCCCCTGGCCGACCCGCACGACGAGAATTCCCTCGCGTACCTCGCCGGCCGCGGCCTCGACGTCGGCGCGCTCCGCGACCACGGCGTCAGCGCCGACATGCTAAGCAGGAAGCTGTTTGAATCCGGCCTGATCAGCGCTCGGCCTCGGCATGGGCGGTCGCGGAGTTGGATCACCTACGCCGGGGCTTATCACGTCGCGTACCTGCTCAAAATTGTCACCGGCGGCGCCGCGCTGCCGCGAGACGTGGCCGGGTTCAACGGCGCCGTGCGGCGTTACCTCGGCGACCAGGTCTATGATGTGGCCAAGATGGCGGCCGGCTGCCCGGACATGCCACTGGGGTTGGAGCACATCGCCGATTACTTCGGCTTCCATCCGCCGCTGGGGAGCCCTCGCCTCGCAGCTGCCGCCGGCGTGCGCGCGCTGCAGGTCTTCAGGCGGCTGAAGTACAGAGAGCTCGGCGGCGACGTGCGAAAATACCGGGGTCTTCTTGAAGGCCTACACTAG
- the LOC123094448 gene encoding probable CCR4-associated factor 1 homolog 11: MNPAAGMFPMFPPPPPLPFHYAFPMQPPPYFYHAPMSPVWPSSAVPVRSVWASNFKHESANLRHVASRAQYVAVNVHYPGVVHHPSQDHNALTVEERYALVKANVDDLKPLQVGIALYDSDGGYLDAWEFNLRDFRPQADPHDENSLAYLAGRGLDVGALRDHGVSADMLDKKLFESGLVGARRGRSRSWITYAGAYHVAYLLKIVTGGAPLPRDVAGFNGAVRRYLGDQVYDVATMAAGCPAMPLGLEHIADYLGFHPPLGSPRLAAAAGVRTLQVFMRLKYGELGGDVRRYRGLLKGLH; this comes from the coding sequence ATGAACCCGGCCGCCGGTATGTTCCCAATGTTtccaccgccaccgccgctacCTTTCCACTACGCGTTCCCCATGCAGCCCCCGCCGTACTTCTACCATGCACCTATGTCGCCGGTTTGGCCGTCGTCCGCGGTCCCGGTGCGCTCCGTGTGGGCGTCCAATTTCAAGCATGAATCGGCCAACCTCCGCCACGTCGCCAGCAGAGCCCAGTACGTCGCCGTCAACGTGCACTACCCGGGCGTCGTCCACCACCCCAGCCAGGACCACAACGCCCTCACCGTGGAGGAGCGCTACGCCCTCGTGAAGGCCAACGTTGACGACCTTAAGCCGCTGCAGGTCGGCATCGCGCTCTACGACAGCGACGGCGGGTACCTCGACGCCTGGGAGTTCAACCTCCGCGACTTCCGCCCCCAGGCCGACCCGCACGACGAGAACTCCCTCGCGTACCTCGCGGGCCGCGGCCTCGACGTCGGCGCGCTCCGCGACCACGGCGTCAGCGCCGACATGCTAGACAAGAAGCTGTTTGAATCCGGCCTGGTCGGCGCTCGGCGTGGGCGGTCGCGGAGTTGGATCACGTACGCTGGGGCCTACCATGTCGCATACCTGCTCAAAATTGTCACCGGCGGCGCCCCGCTGCCGCGAGACGTGGCCGGGTTCAACGGCGCCGTGCGGCGTTACCTCGGCGACCAGGTCTATGATGTGGCCACGATGGCGGCCGGCTGCCCGGCCATGCCACTGGGGTTGGAGCACATCGCCGATTACCTCGGCTTCCATCCGCCGCTGGGGAGCCCTCGCCTCGCAGCTGCCGCCGGCGTGCGCACGCTGCAGGTCTTCATGCGACTGAAGTACGGAGAGCTCGGCGGCGACGTGCGGAGATACCGGGGTCTTCTTAAAGGCCTGCACTAG